TCAGAtcctcatttggaaaatcaaaatttaaaggcTCGTAATCCTTTAAAGCTCTACTGGTTAGGAAGTCCACTATTGCACTCCCTATACTGCCTTTTGGTTTACAtagattatatcaaattcagagACCAGAATTTCCCATCGAGCCATTCTTCTATGCAATACAGCCGACTACATCATGTACTTTAAagaatctattttttatatgagCCAAGTtgtatgatacaacatgtattgtccCAGCCTTCGGGTTGTCCAAGTTAAGGcacaacacaacttctcaattggCAAATATCTTGTCTCACATTCAGTAAACTTCTTACTGAGGTAATATAttgctctttctttccttcctaactcatcatgttggccaagCACACATCCCATAGAATTCTCATATACTGCTAAGTAAAATATCAATAACTTATCTGGGTTAGGTGGCATCAGCACATGGGCATTGGACAAGTAATGTTTGACCTTGTCAAAATTCTTCTGGCATTCTTCATCCCATACACCTAGATTATGTTTCTTAAGGAGACGAAATATGGGGTCGCATTTCtcagttagttgtgaaatgaaccgggCGATGTAATTTAATCTCCCTAAGAAACCTCAAACCTCCTTTTGAGTGAGCGGCGGAGGTAACTCTTGTATCACCCTGACTTTATCCGGGTCGATCTCGATCCCCTTTTCGCTAACTACAAATCCTAGCAATTTTCCCGACCTATCCTCGAAGGTACATTTTGATGGATAGAGCTTTAGCTGGAATTTTCTCAACCTCAAAAATAGTTTCATCAAGACTTGTACATGCTCCTTTTCTATTAGGGATTTTGCTATCATATCATCGATATAAACATCGATTTCTTTGTGCACATATCATGAAACAAagttaccatggctctttgatatgACGCTCCCATATTTTTCAATCCGAATGGCATtactttatagcaaaatgttccccatatGGTTACAAATGTGGTCTTTTTCATGTCTTCAAGATGCATCTTTATCCAGTTGTAACCGGAGAAGCCATCCATGAAGGAGAACAATGAATATCCTACCATGTTGTCCACTAAAGTGTCGATGTGAGGCAACGGGAAATTTCCTTTCGGGGTGGCTTTGTTTAAATCCCTATAgtctacacacattcgtactttcccatctttcttagaGACGGAGACTATATTGGCTACCCACTCCGAGTGTTTAACCACTTGTACGAAACCaacatcaaattatttattgatctcttcttttattttcaacaggACTTCAAGGCTCATCCTTTGGAGTTTATGTTGAACCGGCTTGCATTCTTCCCTTATGAGAAGTTGGTGCACCCCAAAATTGGTACTTAGACCAAGCATGTCTTGATAAAACCACACGAATATATCTTTGAATTCTtagagtaactcaatgaggtctcgcTTTGTCTCTACAGTGATGCAAGCTCCGAtcttcccctttttcttttcttgtttaaCTTCCAAGCTCACAAGTTCTACTGACTCTTTGTAAAGTAGGATTTGGTTCTCATCTTGTTCTATCATCTTTAACAAATCAAGAGATAAGTTACAATCTcgatcatcttcaaagtcctgaAGTTCCTCTAGAGATATATCCTACTCAAAAGGAGACTCTGAGTCAACAGCAGTGTCACTggtatcattgatatctgaagaCTTGTTATAGGAATAAAGGAAGACccaaaaaacaaatgaatctaagaataattatctgtgtggtatgagtatgaatgacatggaaaaaataaaagaatatttgccaaATGAaacacaaagatgcattttattgaaataaaaatagtggacatatgcctttttcacaaaaggattccTATTTCTCCCAGGCTTAGAGTAATAAgtatgttttgaacattactctgaattagttctaaaaattatagggatctcttctgcagtccaattgttcaaaACACTTTCGGGGATATAAGGACAAATGCCTTATAGATTTTCTTTCTTCGGATATGGCATTGATGCTCAAGTTTCCCAACATTCCTTCCTCAGTTTCTTTTTTTGACGTCTTTCATTCAGGATAAATGGTTTCTCCTGACACGAACATTTTAGATATACGGGGAAATATCATCGATTCCATTTGACCTCTCCTCTTCTTTGAGAtcggcttttatttaaaaaagaaaagaaaatggagtcgccaccaatcctttttattaggtgtgatcggatcacctcataactagatcattttaataaaatttttagattcaCTAAAACGATGATTTTTAGTTTACAAAACCTAATAAatgggttcgagagtcggttacgcacgaggaaggattagcaccctcgtaacaccaaAATTGGtacatagttaattaattgatgtcttagtgacgagaattaaaaatttgaagagaatttacAACACGATCCCATATTacataatgatatttttaattaaaatcacttaaataaattaaaacatatgtaAAAGGCCTTATTATCTCGAGGTAACCAAAACGAAAAggtcatgtcccgtaagttaggacacaacatctCGAATCCTCGAAAATAAGCTTgttcattatttaattactatttaaatctcatgtgttttagttttaaaaaaggATGTTCGATTATCTAGGTTCAAAAAGAAAGTCAAACCCGTAAGTTAGGGAACAACTTCTCGAATCTCCAAATACCAAACATTaccttgattttaaatttttccttttttatgcaTCGAGTAAAAACGAAGGTAACATTTAAAGCAATATGCATTTAACTTATTTGGGCATAGTATAAAAATAGATAAGTATATTTAAACACGGTTCATGGCATGGttgtaacaaaaataaaataagatggAAGTGTAATAGAATGCTTAGCAAAAATGAAGTTGCTATACAAGTTCAAATAAtactataaatgaaatataagaaataaagTAATAGTAGCGATAACAATGATGATGCATCAAGAATAATATAACTATAATAGTAACGATAATAACATTGATCAATAGTAATAAGGATAACAATAATAATCGTAATACCAtgatagatattaaaataaaaataaatcaaaataaaaatgaaagatgCATAACTACAAAGGTCAATATAAATGAcggaaagtaaaaaaagaaataataaaataacaagaataaaataataatgacaaaataataaaagggtgaaggactaaattggaatctAAGTGAAATTgcaagtataaattttaaagaaaaggaacatcagataaaggactaaatcagaacaaaacaaaaagtacAGGGGTCTAAAGGGTTATTTTCCTAAGCCCAACTCACGTGTCATCCCCTTGGCAGGTCAACGCTGAGTAAAGCgattaatttgtaaacaaattaaaattatagggcaagaaataaaataactaaagaaagaatgggactaaattaaaaagaaacacAAAAGCGAAAGGACCAAGGAAACAAATAGACCCCCATATCAAAACACGCAGATCTTGTGCGGTTCGGGTCGGGTTGTCGGGTCGCActccaaaacgacgtcgttttgggagTTTGAAGGTCACACCCAAAACAGCGTCGTATCATGACCCTATATAAGTGAAAAATCAGAAGAAATAAAAGTCATTTgcaaactattttttaaaaaaaaaaacttcattcctttcttttttctctgaaAGTGTCTCCGAGTCCGGCCATAGGGACGACAGACCTCCGCCATGGCCACCGATCATCGGCGAGAGTGACCGTCGCCTCCGGTGGCCGGAgttcaaaaaaattgttttttttttaatttttcttttaaaattagatCGGAGGGTGGTgcaaaaaaggagaaagaaaaaaaacttccGACTGCTCTTGGATGCGTTCCTCTCACGCCCTCTCTTCTGACGGAGCCTAGGCGAATCCCGAGGGAATCAATGGCCCTTCCCGTCAAAAAGAGGTCGCATTTCCTCGAGGACGACAACCCTACCCACTCACGCGGCGATACAACGAGATCGGTAAGgactttctatttttattgtatttctttttttattttttgaaaataaataacgAATAAAACGGATACCTTTTGAATCTGctttttttattctgttttttattgctcttttttttctaatacaTCCATTGTTAAGGCTTTTATAACCATATATTACacaatattgatttttttttgttttccttttttttctatttctactgttgtttttgtctttgtttctttctctttgcaAGAGGCAGTGCGCTGTCAACGGTGGGGAGAGATCCATGCCTTTGCTGTTGTGGTGCAAGGGTGGCAGAGGAGCAGACCTCGGGGCGTGGGTGTCTTCGAGAGGGGTGCCTACTGACGTGGCAAGGAGCGACGCGAGAGGGGGacttagggttttagggtttctaaaaattttaggttagtTGGGCTTGTATAACACTAGgtttgggttagggttttataCTTGGGCCattattttgtaaatggacttggactttttagtttttagttttctattttgtttatttatttcttggtTTTTGGTCGGACAAAATTGGGCCCTTACAGTAAtctgagacaaacaaaaatgatagtttacctaaaataaaataaaaaaatcctaatatGTCATCATTTATCTTagctttgattttaaaaaaaaagattaaattttaaccaaattaaatgcAGATTAATTAAGATCATAATAATAGTGTTCTGGCTTATTTTGGCGAtgtcttttttccttttagaaAATTCTCGAGCCTATAATTACGATTTTTTATCAAAGAGTACGAAAGTGATTTGAATTTCAGAGGCACCaatcaattttctttcaaatttccCAACACCCAAGCATGACCAAAATCATCTCTTTATTCATTCTTAAAGTTGTATTTGTCACTGTAAGCTACTCAGCCAACAACCTGATTGAAACCACTTGCAAAAGGATTCCATATCTCGATCTCTGTGTCTCGACTTTGAAACCCTATCCCCTGAGTTCGATCGCGGTCATAAAGGGGCTCGCTTGCATCTGGTTGATATTGTCAATGCCAAAGCCGGTGGCACATTGAATCGGATTTTAACATTGCTCAAAAGTGTCAAAGACCGCAGATTGAGAAAGGCTACTTTGATTCATATAACACCTTTCTCCAGGGTTAATGAAGCAATTGAAAAAGGGAATCTGAAATTCGTTGTAGACGGGAACCTGAAATTCGCTATCAAGAGTGCAATAGATGCTAGAAACAAGGATCAAGGGGCCGTGGGAGAGGTAgcctttttgaaatttttagatttttaaattttttatataaattatcatgtaTTTTAGATTTAGTGTTCACATTATATAACATTCACCCCCTTGACCACATTGTATTTCATATATTTCGCCTCCTTAAGCCATACAGCATACCATTTGTAAAGATCATAAGATAGAAGTCCCCAATTTAAGTGCTCCGTACAAAGCTAGTCGAAGTCAATCTCGCATCCAGAGAGACAATATCACAATTCAGTATCACTATCGGTTTGATATATTCATTCCTAGAATCGATTCATTGCTAACAAAAATGAATTCTCGCTTTAATGATAAGGTAGTGGAGTTAGTTATTCATAGCTCATGTTTGGATCCATACGATAATTACAAAGTTTTTTGGGTGGAagatatatgaatgatttttatTCGGGCGATTTTATGGAGCAAGAAAAGCTACACGTGAAGATTCAATTGGAGCATTTTCAACTTGATGCTCATCAAAGCACGAAGTTGCAGAAAGCTTCTACAGTTGTCAAGTTGTGTCAAGTGCTAGCTAAAACAAATAAGTCAAGTATTTATCCTCTCGATAAAATTATTCGTCTTGTGCTAACTCTTCCCGTGTGTATTGCAACAACCGAACAAACATTTTTAGCCATGAAAATTGTGAAGACAAGGCTTCGCAATAAAATAGAGGataattttctttcaacttactTTGTGACATACATCAAAAAAGAGATAGCTTGAGAAATTTCAACAGATTCTATCATTGATGAGTTCGATCTTATGAAAAAGCAGAGGGTACAATTTAGGATGCCTAGTATTGAGAAATAGGACTAAggctaattttttaatttaatttttgaaattataatgatatttatgaaatttttagtatagtattattaattattcttttatacatattggaaagaaatatttaattttatatagtgtgatttttttcttttaatttttttacaattaaatcattaaaaaatattaaatttatttatttataagaaaaaaatatcctAAAAGAATTAACacttttttacattaaaaaaaagctATTCAAATTTAGAAATTCCGCtccttttaaagtaaaattttagaacaGACCCAGGCTGGAAATGAAGCTCAGAGGTGCAGAAACAGCTTCGAAACAAGGCCGTGCATGATCTTTCTGCTGTTCTTCAATCCATTGCCTCATTGTTACTTTGATTGtttagagaagaaaaaaaaacatctgaattatttgatgattttcaGGTACTTTAGTTAATATGagaaaattaatctaatttaaggatgaaattaaaaaagttattatcAATGGATTTGACTAATGATACATGGACAAATGAATGACGGAAAGTTATGGTCCCTTTTAGAGAAGTTTGTTGCTTTGGATCGCAGAAGGTGTGATGAGAATAGTGCCAAATGCTGCAAACTTTATCAAAAGCAAGCAAATGACATCACTCTATACATATCTTTGCAATTTCAGTTGAAACATATTTAATTGGACccctaattttatataaataataataatttgtgtgtttcatttaattttatttttttacttttaaatttatattttttgtcatgttaccatttaattaattttttaaaatataaaaatttagaatatatatgaatattatttttaaaaattaaaattttaaaaaattaattaaatatttatgtgtctTCTACTTGACAATTCACGTGATAAAATGtagatttttttatctattttatggtGAGggcaaaaaatatatatatattctctctGTTTCCCACCAAATAATATTCACCGTTTTAAGGCCTGATTTGACTCACTCCTCGTTTAGAGCCAACAAAACTAGGCAATTCTTGAAATCCTTTGAACCCTTTAGTTAAATGGTCTAATTCTGTTTCTAGCCCTTCTTACAATACAAtacttcaatttaatcaaattttaattatatctcaCTCCTCACTTTAGTAATAACAGAGTTTGGCGTCTTCAGACAGGGGAGACATCATTGTCTCTCAAGGATCTGTGTTGGAAAGATGTGATTGGAGGACAATTAATGATTGACATACTGTTTCAATGCCAATCATCCATTCTTCTTTTAAACAAAACCACTAATCATTTCACTCTTTATCCATTTTTCATAACATCTATAACACATCTGTACATACATTTTTATTGCCCATTACTTGGCATTAGACAGTTAAAACATTTCATCGTACTCATAGTAATAATTGGACAATGGAAGCAACCACAGCAGAAAGATCATGGACAACCTTGTTGCTAGCATATATTGGAAACTTGGGTTGGTTTTTGAATCCCCTGCCACAAGCATCGGCTTCATTAGCTGCATCCGTCGCCCCCTCGACACCGAACTTCGGGTCGCCTTTCGTGACAGCTTCTACAGCTACCGGGATATCGTATTTAACAATGGCGTTGTAATAATCAGCACAGTCACGCAAGGCCATTTTCAGCTTCGGATCTTTGGCCACTTTAAGCAGCGCTGTGATCTGCCGCAGCGTTGCGGTGGCTTTGGCCTTCAGTTTATCAGTTCCGATTTGCGCTAGCCCCGCTACGTCGGCATCGGAACTTCGAGGGTCGGATTTAAGAGCCGAGACGCATAGATTGTAAAAGGGTGTCTTTTGGCAGGTTGTTTCGACCATGTTGGCACCAGTTCCATGCAATTCCAGGGCTGAAATAGGAGTGAATGAAACTAAAGTGAAGCAAAATGCAAGGTGAAGCAGAGTTAAAGAGATGGTGTTGTTCATGTTTGGTGTATTTGGGTCTTTTGGTTTGTTTACAAATACCTCTATGGATTGGCAATGGATTCCCTGTCAATGTATTTATAGAGAAGAAGTGGGTTTCTTtagcattaaaaaaaaaaaagaacttacGTATAATTCATAAAGTGAAAAGGTATGTTACCTTCTCTCTTATCTTATCTTTTATCAGCTTTTATGATGTccaaaagcttaaaataaaatattcatctaTAACAATAATGCATAATAATTCTtttaggaaatttatatttaatgttttacatCAGAGCTTGTAAtggtaaaaataaggtaaatctcaaaattatatatcaactttgtatatataagttttaatttggtgtaattatacgTGTAAAACTCTAATTTTGGTTCAAGcgtattcttaaaattttaattttgatttaatcatacacgTTTAAAGAAATGAGtgtatcaatttattttatattggataaatataattatttatgtatgcagtatataaacataaaatgatgttatatcaataattgtgttaataatttataagaattggatcaaatcaaaatttcatgtgtaaaattgcacaaaatcaaaattcatgtatacaattacacattaaactatagttcatgcataattttgatatttatcccgttAAAAATTATAGTAGTATAAAAATCACTTCATATTAACCATTGtattattcttaaatgcttTCAAAAGTGCCGGGAAAAGTGATTTTAAGAAGTACtctgaaaagtttggtttaagatttaagtgtTTAGTATTATTGTCAAAatgttttgagaaataaaatgttcattttagataTGGTgctataaagtaacaaatatacatttaaaaaggttcaaattagttaatattatgatattttagaaaaattataaaaataatttattataacattttgttaatattttaatatatgaaatataaaatttaaatatcttttaagcaattaatattaattatttttaatttttaatttgaatatataaattatattttaaatattaaaatataactagtaaaatttaaatatatgatattatatatttaaaataaatttcattaggaaaataattatatacctaatataaatattatataaaacactTTATAAGGGTTAAAATTATCCTTTGCTCCTAAAAGCGCTTTTGTCAATAACATAATCTTTTGTTAAAAAACCGCTTCTGCTTTTGGATTTCAAAACTTGTCTGTTTAGTATTGCTTAGAGCTTTAAAGATGTTTTTTACCCCAAAAGCATTTTTGAGAAGTAATGTTAAACTAGCAGTAAGACTATACTCctaataatcaaatataaaccctaaaccttttattaaaaaaaaggtaaaattgcatgACAATCCTTATACTCTAGGCTAGAAAGTAAATTAATCCCTTAATTATAAACGTAAGATAGTTtgtacatttaattttaaattaaatagtaaaaaatttaagcacatgtaaccttaaacattaaaaatctgATTTATAAAGCTTTAAAGAgacatgaaagaaaaataatatccaaaattcaattttttaaaaacacaaaagaatTAGGTTACatttagtttttgaaaatatttgtttattcatctttaaaataaattttatttttaaacaaaaaaacgcttagtaaataaaaatttatttttaatgatgaaaatattTGGAACTTATTTTCCTAGAAacgaaacataaataaaataataaattcctatataaatatttggtatttaaaattGCTTTTTTGTTTATATACCTTTGAATTAgagtaaattcattaattaaatttaaaatattaaaactcattattttcaattttattaattttaaaaattaaaaatatttttattattttctaatttttacatatttatttcttaaaaatcattttaaaattttaaaccaaacacattttttaaatattttaattttgaagaaaatgaaaacaaaaataattgcttcaatttttgaaaCCAAATGAACACTAAATTATTAACTCTTTTTTTCACACAACATGacaattcaatatatatatgtatatatttgataaattataagAGGAGAACAAAACTTTAACTTTAATATGACTAGCACGACTCGGATTCAGGTCACATCTGGGACGATGAATACCTTAATCATTAGGTCAAGACCAACATACAGAGTTAACAACACAACTCAAATTCATGTCACATTTGAAATGATAAACACCCTAATCgttgattatttttaaagtcaCTTTATTGTGTTTAACCTTGACCAATaattgaaatggaaataaatgGTTAGTTATGTAGATAGAATAAGGAGTGGAGGGATCTCGCATTCAATCCAATAACTATCCTTCATTATATCTAGAAAAATCTTCAGTTTTTTTTCTactgtataaattaaaattatctataaaaattgaaaaataattcctatgtaaataatatatagtTATGTGTGCTAAATTTAAATCTTAtcatgatattattttaataaaaagaacataacTCGTCacgatttaataaaaatataaataagagtTCTCTTTTCCTCTCTATGGTGCATGCATGTTCATACTGTTATGGACCCCctgtcattttatttttccttttcagaaTGAGGgctaaaagtgataaaaatgggaaaaagaaagaattggGGGGGCAGACAAAGATATTTgccatttgataattattgaagtTCACACCTAATTTAATCTGTATTTCATCCAGTTCCATAATTATTAGTCCATATATTATGGGTTTATTACCGATTTAGTTAAAATACTCTAATTTAGTCAGTTTTAGTCATTATATTTTTCGGATCCTGACTCAAGTAGTAAAAGTTTAATCCATCAAGTCAAATTCTTTTATTAGTCCCATTTCATGCGTAAGTTGTGGAGTTCGTTCATGTTCTCTCATTTGATCATTTTTcgtctctatatttttttaaattttgaaaattcaatccTAACTCAAATGACATGGCTTCTTTTTTGTGAGTATTATGCAAAAATAGCAGGCTgacatgacattacacatataataatatatttgcaatataaaattttaaaattgtagaatttaaaaactaaaatttaagtcaaaattttaaattttaaattaaagcacataaactaaatttataaattacatatagtaaaaaattaataacaaaatttaacttcaaCTTCAACAATTGTCAAAAGACAATAGTATTAATCAATCAAAAACAATcacatttgaaataattaaaatagagatgAACCATGATGATTTCTTAGAAAAGtgcaaattaaatattttctaaattaaagcTGAGGAGGAGGAAGCAAATCAACCCCATGGCCAGCGTTATATCCTGTTCGTctcattttcattcaattgaATACACCTTTGCATCTCAATACTATAATTTCTGGAAAGTGTATTTATCtatgattagtgtaaaaataacagTAACAGTGAGATTAAATACTATAGCGTaaaaaatctataatttaattcaattttatcctccATTTAAATGGGGATTCTGTTGTGCAGTCGAGTAGtgcaacaacaattttaatttttattgatgtcTTTAACTTATACCAAtatttccaattcatttcaagataaaaatctaaaaaaaataaagtaaaataaacttACTCTCCTTTTAGTATAAAATCCATTTAGCttttatgaattaaaaagaGCCCATTTACACCAGTAGGTTTGAAGGAAATCCATAACCTCCCATGAGATTCATTTaccaagtaaatttaaaataaaagaaaataacaatcaCACACTTTTTATTTACCTATATATTTTCAatctaatttattcaattttctattttaaattacaaaataattaaaatttaattacatattaaaatactaaaagataaatatctTTAACttcaattaatattaaatatctCTTAAAGTTATATCTAATAACCTTGAGATGAactcattaatttattttatgtaaaattaatttccatGATTTAGAAGGTTCgagtgaaaaataaattcataaaaattaaaattaaaactcatctaaaaattaatattataattaaatttaaattttaatattcaatattcaatattcaatattcaatatatatttgcataaaattttattaaaaatacaaataaaagagaagacaagacaacaaaaacataatcatcattaaaaataatttttacaccTTAATTTAATGGAAAGGTCAAGGCCAAGGAATTTTAAGATCTTATTTCCACGTCACACTATGTTATCATGCATGAGTTAGtccatatttattttggtttatgtcCCACTATTTGTGGACTCTGTATAGATTTATTCTAATATAGATctgaatatattttgtttattagtttaatcgtgttttataatgattaatttttattataattatttggatatattttttttgtaattgcaTTTGCACATGTAAC
This genomic window from Gossypium raimondii isolate GPD5lz chromosome 10, ASM2569854v1, whole genome shotgun sequence contains:
- the LOC105778104 gene encoding cell wall / vacuolar inhibitor of fructosidase 1 — translated: MNNTISLTLLHLAFCFTLVSFTPISALELHGTGANMVETTCQKTPFYNLCVSALKSDPRSSDADVAGLAQIGTDKLKAKATATLRQITALLKVAKDPKLKMALRDCADYYNAIVKYDIPVAVEAVTKGDPKFGVEGATDAANEADACGRGFKNQPKFPIYASNKVVHDLSAVVASIVQLLL